A section of the Methanosarcina mazei S-6 genome encodes:
- the mtaB gene encoding methanol--corrinoid protein co-methyltransferase MtaB, whose translation MVKKYTSMAYANADELIFGQCKFPVKAGLGLEIGAGYTTPEVNYAPRPQAGKSKEKLVKEYERITTDIMARMVQIGAPSIVLETEHVEQMSNNPDWGGAVAHAQKTIMEEYHDEYGIKCALRHTIGDIREDRDYLQLRGDKYSVFMEAFEEVAKNGADLLSVESMGGKEVFDYSILRNDTAGILFGIGVLGSMDMEMVWKDISDIAKKTGTVSAGDTDCAQANTAMFIAGGLLDKNLAHTTAIVARAISAARSLCAYEAGATGPGKDCGYENSIIKAISGVPIAQEGKTSTCAHSDLMGNLVMQCCDLWSNESVEYHGEFGGTTVQCWSETLAYDCSMMNVALKTGKAKDLRDILVLSDRYRDPQGYVLAYDNAYRVGQAIAKDGNNNYLRSKNAAIECCNLIEEGVGSGKLKLTRFETNALAKVKADLEALTDDADKFMSDNLTKFKQEVAVFKPENYGL comes from the coding sequence ATGGTAAAGAAATACACTTCAATGGCTTACGCTAACGCAGATGAACTTATTTTCGGGCAATGTAAATTCCCGGTAAAGGCAGGCCTTGGACTCGAAATTGGTGCAGGATACACAACCCCCGAAGTGAACTATGCTCCAAGACCTCAGGCAGGAAAATCTAAAGAAAAACTCGTTAAGGAATACGAAAGGATCACCACTGACATCATGGCAAGGATGGTCCAGATCGGTGCTCCATCTATAGTTCTTGAAACCGAACACGTTGAACAGATGTCCAACAACCCTGACTGGGGAGGAGCTGTTGCACACGCCCAGAAAACCATCATGGAAGAATACCACGATGAATACGGCATAAAGTGCGCACTCCGCCACACTATTGGTGACATCCGTGAAGACCGCGACTACCTCCAGCTCAGAGGAGACAAGTACAGCGTCTTTATGGAAGCTTTTGAAGAAGTAGCCAAGAACGGTGCTGACCTGCTTTCAGTAGAGAGCATGGGCGGTAAGGAAGTCTTCGACTATTCCATCCTCAGGAACGACACTGCCGGCATCCTCTTCGGTATCGGTGTGCTCGGCAGCATGGACATGGAAATGGTCTGGAAAGACATTTCTGACATTGCAAAGAAGACCGGAACTGTTTCCGCCGGTGACACAGACTGTGCCCAGGCAAACACTGCAATGTTCATTGCAGGCGGTCTCCTTGACAAGAACCTTGCCCACACAACTGCAATTGTTGCAAGGGCAATCTCTGCAGCAAGGTCACTCTGTGCATATGAAGCAGGCGCAACAGGCCCAGGTAAAGACTGCGGTTACGAGAACTCCATCATAAAAGCCATCTCAGGTGTACCAATCGCTCAGGAAGGTAAGACCTCCACCTGCGCACACTCTGACCTGATGGGCAACCTCGTTATGCAGTGCTGTGACCTCTGGTCCAACGAGTCCGTTGAATACCACGGTGAATTCGGTGGTACAACCGTCCAGTGCTGGTCCGAAACCCTTGCATACGACTGTTCCATGATGAACGTCGCCCTCAAAACCGGAAAGGCAAAGGACCTCAGGGACATCCTCGTGCTCTCTGACAGGTACAGAGACCCACAGGGATATGTGCTTGCCTATGACAACGCCTACAGAGTTGGACAGGCAATCGCAAAAGACGGAAACAACAACTACCTCCGTTCCAAGAATGCTGCAATCGAGTGCTGCAACCTCATAGAAGAAGGTGTCGGCTCCGGCAAGCTGAAACTCACAAGGTTCGAAACCAATGCACTTGCAAAGGTTAAAGCCGACCTCGAAGCTCTTACCGACGATGCTGACAAGTTCATGAGTGACAACCTGACCAAATTCAAGCAGGAAGTTGCAGTTTTCAAACCAGAAAACTACGGGCTTTAA
- the mtaC gene encoding methanol--corrinoid protein MtaC — translation MLDLKLEDVDGILVRYNVALEKEMTPDEAAEELYPKDKLIYPIAKAIYEGEEDDVVDGLQAAIDAGKNPIALIDDALMVGMGVVTQLYDDGIIFLPNVMMSADAMLAGIEYCKTKTTEVPEPKGKVVCHVAEGDVHDIGKNIVVALLRANGYDVVDLGRDVPVDEVIECVTKEKPILLTGTALMTTTMYAFKEINDKLLEKGIKLPFACGGGAVNQDFVSQYDLGVYGEEAADAPKIADAIVAGTTDIAALREEFHKH, via the coding sequence ATGTTGGATTTGAAACTGGAAGATGTCGATGGCATATTAGTACGCTACAACGTCGCCCTCGAAAAGGAAATGACACCTGACGAAGCAGCAGAAGAGCTTTACCCCAAGGATAAACTCATTTATCCAATTGCAAAAGCTATCTACGAGGGAGAAGAAGACGATGTTGTAGATGGTCTTCAGGCAGCAATCGATGCAGGAAAGAACCCGATTGCCCTTATTGACGATGCCCTTATGGTAGGAATGGGAGTTGTAACCCAGCTTTATGATGATGGTATCATTTTCCTCCCCAACGTTATGATGTCTGCTGACGCTATGCTTGCAGGTATCGAATATTGTAAGACCAAGACCACAGAAGTTCCCGAGCCAAAGGGCAAGGTTGTCTGCCATGTCGCAGAAGGTGACGTCCATGACATCGGAAAGAACATTGTTGTTGCCCTCCTGAGAGCAAACGGCTATGATGTAGTTGACCTCGGAAGAGATGTTCCTGTAGATGAGGTCATTGAATGTGTTACAAAAGAGAAGCCGATACTGCTTACAGGTACTGCCCTCATGACAACCACCATGTATGCATTCAAGGAAATCAATGACAAACTCCTTGAGAAGGGAATCAAACTGCCCTTTGCATGCGGTGGCGGTGCTGTGAACCAGGACTTCGTGTCCCAGTATGACCTCGGAGTTTATGGTGAAGAAGCTGCTGATGCCCCCAAGATTGCTGACGCAATCGTAGCAGGTACCACAGATATCGCAGCATTAAGAGAGGAATTCCACAAGCACTAA
- a CDS encoding acetate uptake transporter: MSENAGTSTVIVDKTANAAPLGFTGLGLAAVLLSLSYIGVYPVESMIVSMAIFLGGFAQVFAGIMSWKKGDIFAGTAFSAFGLFWFSLAGLLVMPAMGWASPSSGIAMAAYLFTWGVYTFVMLIITMKIGVRALQFVFVTLFILFMLLAVVNATGNAGLLVVAGYVGLIMGLGSMYTALAMVMNEIHGKAVAPL; this comes from the coding sequence ATGAGCGAAAACGCAGGAACTTCTACCGTAATTGTTGATAAAACAGCAAACGCCGCCCCTCTTGGTTTTACAGGGCTGGGTCTTGCCGCAGTTCTGTTAAGTCTGAGCTATATTGGCGTATACCCTGTAGAGTCAATGATTGTCTCCATGGCAATATTCCTGGGAGGATTTGCCCAGGTGTTTGCAGGAATTATGTCCTGGAAGAAAGGAGATATTTTTGCAGGAACAGCATTTTCAGCATTTGGCCTTTTCTGGTTCTCACTTGCCGGACTGCTTGTAATGCCTGCAATGGGCTGGGCTTCCCCCTCCTCTGGAATCGCTATGGCCGCTTATCTCTTTACCTGGGGTGTGTACACCTTTGTCATGTTGATCATTACAATGAAAATCGGAGTTAGAGCCCTTCAGTTTGTATTTGTAACATTATTTATACTATTTATGTTGCTGGCCGTTGTAAACGCAACCGGAAACGCCGGTCTGCTTGTAGTGGCCGGATATGTCGGACTTATTATGGGCCTCGGGTCCATGTATACGGCTCTTGCCATGGTAATGAATGAAATCCATGGAAAGGCAGTCGCTCCACTCTAA
- a CDS encoding cation diffusion facilitator family transporter: MKAEKNLNKTLKISYKALFFSFALTLIKLLAGFLGNSTALIADSIRSFSELINELKKLLEVFIASKPEDWSHNYGHGKVATLFTGAGACILLFAGIESISLASQELLIFIQGRETEAPEILALSAASLTLVSREIIPLFSSKGKEIEGTLSGTGIYTRNAQIRSLLLSCFVTLGIGCTFLPGKNWVVTDSFIAALMSLYLLGTSGKLLYGTANELIEASLDEEDNKKIRKIINTTEGVTGSGELKTRKIGNGIAINACITVSDSLNIQEVAEIADRVENRLKTVYGEDIYALVKAEPDPGRNCSFRKKMEFSEEGRKENKGINTQDKMLA; encoded by the coding sequence ATGAAAGCGGAGAAAAACCTGAATAAAACCCTGAAAATATCATATAAAGCCCTTTTTTTTAGCTTTGCATTAACTCTTATTAAATTACTTGCAGGATTTTTAGGAAACAGCACAGCACTTATTGCGGATTCTATCCGTTCATTTTCTGAATTAATCAATGAACTTAAAAAGCTTCTTGAAGTTTTTATAGCCAGTAAACCGGAAGACTGGAGCCATAATTACGGACATGGAAAGGTTGCAACCCTCTTTACTGGAGCAGGGGCATGTATACTCCTTTTTGCCGGTATCGAGTCAATAAGCCTGGCTTCACAGGAACTGCTTATATTTATACAGGGGAGAGAGACAGAAGCCCCTGAAATCCTCGCACTATCCGCAGCCTCTTTAACCCTGGTATCAAGAGAAATTATTCCTTTGTTCAGCAGTAAAGGAAAAGAAATTGAAGGTACTTTATCAGGAACCGGCATTTACACCAGAAACGCTCAGATTAGAAGTTTACTTCTCTCCTGTTTTGTTACTCTGGGAATAGGGTGTACTTTTCTCCCCGGAAAAAACTGGGTTGTAACTGATTCCTTTATTGCGGCTCTCATGAGCCTTTATCTTCTGGGAACTTCTGGCAAACTCCTTTATGGCACTGCCAATGAACTTATAGAAGCCTCTCTTGATGAGGAAGACAATAAAAAGATCAGGAAGATAATAAACACAACAGAAGGGGTTACGGGCTCAGGGGAGCTTAAAACACGAAAAATAGGGAATGGGATAGCTATCAATGCCTGCATTACCGTAAGTGATTCATTGAACATTCAGGAAGTTGCAGAAATTGCAGACAGAGTGGAAAATAGGTTAAAAACAGTATATGGAGAAGACATTTATGCTCTTGTAAAAGCAGAGCCTGACCCTGGAAGAAATTGTTCTTTCAGGAAAAAGATGGAATTCTCTGAAGAAGGAAGAAAAGAAAATAAGGGCATAAACACTCAGGATAAAATGCTGGCCTGA